CAAGTTGTTAAAGGAGTTACGGAGTCGTTTGATTATTCAAGCGACTCTTGCCTTTGTTAGGGTAAACTATCCATGATTTTTTGTACTAGGGAATCTGGGGTATACATTTCATTCTTTAGTTGTTCTATCCATATTTTAGATGGATTACACCTTATAAGCAGTATGTTTTACTTGGGTTGTACAAATGTAGTAATTGTTCTTGGATATAAGATATACATTTTCAACTATTTATCTGTATCTTGCCAAAAGATTGAATATTCGTGAATTGTTTTGGTAAATTTCAAGTGGAGTTTGGTAGGTTGTTTATGAAATTAAATTTATTGGTAAATCTTCGTGATATATCGAAAAAATAGCGAATTTTACAAGATAAACGATTTATATATGGAAGTATTTTTGATCAGACATACGAAAACGGCGGTTATTCCGGGAACGTGTTACGGGAATTCGGATGTTGACGTGGCCGATTCTTTCCTCGAAGAGGCAGGGAAGGTGAGGGAGAGACTGAAAGGGGAGAGCTTTGATGCGGTGTATTCCAGTCCGTTACAACGTTGCAGAAAGTTGGCGGTTTACTGTGGTTACGAAAATCCGATTCTGGATGACCGGCTGAAGGAATTGAATTTTGGGAGCTGGGAGGGGCAACGTTGGGATGAGATTCAAGATCCTTGTTTGCAGGAATGGTATGATGATTGGTTGAGTATGCCTGCCGGAGGGGCGGAAAGTTTTTTGGAACAGTATAACCGGGTGTCGGCTTTCTTGGATGATTTGAAGGAGACGGGACACGAGAAGGTGTGTGTATTCGCTCACGGAGGGACGATCCGGGCTGCATTGATTTATGCCGGAAAATATAATTTTAATCAGGCATTCACGGATGACGTGGATTATGGTTCTCAGGTGAAAATGACGATATAGGGGTTACTCTTCTTCTTTCAACTTTTTGCGGATACCTCTTTCTATGGCTAGAACGAGGATGATGACCAGCACGATGATGATCACGCTGATCCAAGATTGGTATGATAACTCGGTGAAATCGGTCATGGCCAGTTTTGTGATGGCTGCAAGTATCAGGATATACAGGCACGTACGCACGTTCCGCAACTTCTTCTCGGTGGTAAGTTCGACATTCTTTTCAGTTGCTTTCTTTTCGGTTTCCATGACTTGGTATTTTAATGACGAGTACTGCCTTGTAAAGATATGAAATAATATTCAAATTTATTTGGGGAGAGAAAATAAATAAAAAAACCACCCGAAGGTGGTTTTGAGTTATTCTATCGTTTTGCTTCTTCTTTTCCTTTCGTTTTCATCGAGGTAAATCTTGCGAAGCCTCATGGATTTCGGGGTGACTTCCACGTATTCGTCCTCTTTGATGTATTCGAGAGCCTCTTCCAAGCTGAAAAGGATGGGAGGAGCGATGTTTGTCTTCTCGTCGGAACCACTGGCACGCATATTGGTCAGTTTTTTGGACTTGCACACGTTAATCACGATGTCATCCTGCCGGGTACTTTCACCGATCACCTGTCCGGCGTAAACCTCGTCTCCCGGGTTGATGAAGAATCTACCTCTATCTTGCAGTTTGTTGATGGCATAAGCGAATGAATCTCCGGTTTCCATGGCGATCAAAGAGCCGTTGGTACGCATTTCAATTTCTCCGGCGTAGGGTTCGAAACCTTTCAAACGGTGGGACATGACAGCCTCTCCGGCAGTAGCGGTAAGTAGATTACTTCTCAGACCGATGATTCCCCGTGAAGGAATATTAAACGTCAGATGTACCCGTTCGTCACGATGTTCCATGTTGGTCATGACTCCCTTGCGACGGTTTACCATCTCGATGGCTTTTCCCGACACTTCTTCCGGGAGGTCGATGGTCAGTTCCTCGACAGGTTCGCATTTCACCCCGTTTACTTCTTTGATGATCACTTTCGGTTGACCAACCTGTAATTCGTAACCTTCACGACGCATGGTTTCGATCAGCACGCTCAAGTGAAGTACACCACGTCCGAACACGACGAATGAATCAGCTGTCAGGCCCGGTTCCACCCGTAAGGCCAGATTCTTCTCCAGCTCCCGGTCCAGACGTTCCTTGATGTGGCGGGAGGTCACGTATTTACCGTCCCGGCCAAAGAATGGCGAGTCGTTGATGGTGAACAACATACTCATGGTTGGTTCGTCGATTGCGATAGGAGCCAGTGCTTCCGGGTTCTCGAAGTCTGCGATGGTATCACCGATCTCGAATCCCTCGATCCCGACAAGCGCACAGATTTCTCCACATTGCACCTCGTCAACTTTCTGTTTTCCCATTCCCTCGAAAGTCATTAAATCTTTGATGCGGGTTTTAACCAGTGTTACACCGTCTCTTTTGCAGAGGGTGACTGGCATACCGGATTTTAATGTTCCGCGGGTCAGTTTACCAATGGCAATTCGTCCCACGTAAGAGGAGTATTCCAGAGACGTGATTAGCATCTGCGGGGTTCCTTCCTGTATTTTCGGGGCGGGAATATCTTTGATGATGGCATCCAATAACGGGGTAATGTCCGTCGTGGGTTTGTGCCAGTCGGTGGACATCCAACCTTGTTTGGCACTACCGTAAACTACGGTGAAGTCCAATTGTTCTTCCGTGGCATCCAAAGAGAACATCAAGTCGAATACTTGCTCGTACACGAAGTCCGGACGACAGTTCGGTTTGTCTACCTTGTTCACGACAACGATCGGTTTCTTGCCGAGGGCAAGCGCTTTTTGAAGTACGAAACGTGTTTGAGGCATGGTACCTTCAAAAGCGTCAACCAATAATAATACTCCGTCAGCCATGTTCAACACGCGTTCCACCTCTCCACCGAAGTCGGCGTGGCCCGGGGTATCGATAATATTAATCTTGTAATCTTTATAATGAACGGATACGTTCTTGGCTAGGATGGTGATCCCTCGTTCTCTCTCCAGGTCGTTGTTATCCAGCAATAGATCACCCGTATTTTCTGTTTCTCTGAATAAGTTTCCTTGAAAAATCATTTTGTCGACCAATGTGGTTTTCCCGTGGTCAACGTGCGCGATAATCGCGATGTTTCTAATCTTCTGCATTTTGCTCCTATGGTATTAAATCCAAATAGGGCGCAAAGTTAGTATTTTTTTAAAGAAAAGGGGCTCATTGAGCCCCTTTTTTTATTCTACCCTGTTGGCACTTCCTAAAACGTGTACCGTTTTGTGCTTGTATAATTCTTTTAATGCATCTCTGGCGGGGCCTAGGTACTTACGCGGGTCGAATTCTGCCGGCTTGTTTGCGAAGACTTCACGAACGGCTGCGGTCATTGCCAAACGACCGTCGGAGTCGATGTTGATTTTGCATACGGCAGAAGTTGCGGCTCTACGCAATTGTTCTTCGGGGATACCTACGGCGTCTTTTAATGCACCGCCATATTTATTGATAATAGCAACTTTGTCTTGTGGTACGGAGGATGATCCGTGAAGAACGATCGGGAATCCGGGGATACGTCTTTCGATTTCTTCCAGGATGTCGAAACGTAATGGGGGAGGAACGAGGATTCCGTCCGCGTTACGGGTACATTGCTCCGGTTTGAATTTATTTGCCCCGTGGGAAGTTCCGATGGAGATGGCCAATGAATCCACTCCGGTTTTCTTCACGAAGTCTTCCACCAAGTCCGGGCTGGTGTAAACGCTGGCTGCGGCAACCACGTCGTCTTCGATTCCGGCCAGTACTCCAAGTTCACCTTCTACGGTAACATCATATTTATGAGCATATTCAACCACTTTCTTGGTTAATGCCACGTTCTCGTCATAAGGAAGGGCCGATCCGTCAATCATGACAGAGGAGAATCCCATTTCGATACAAGATACGCACAACTCGTACGTGTCGCCATGGTCTAGGTGAAGACAAATTGGAATATTGCATCCAAGTTCTTTGGCATATTCAACCGCACCTTGTGCCATGTAGCGTAAAATGGTTTGATTTGCATATTTACGGGCACCGCTGGATACTTGTAAGATAACAGGAGATTTAGTTTCCACGCAAGCTGCAACAATAGCCTGCATTTGCTCCATGTTATTGAAATTGAAAGCCGGAATAGCATATTTACCTTCCATTGCTTTCTTGAACATTTCTCTGGAATTAACCAGTCCTAAGTCTTTGTAATTAACCATAGCTGCTATATTTTATATTCGTGCATCAAAGTTAAGCATTAAAAACAGAGATATGCAAGGAAACGAAGGAAAAATTTCAAACGTTTGCGGAGATTGAAAATTCCCTGAATTTTCAAGTTGCAGGTTAACGGGTTACAAGTTACAGGTTCGAAGTATGAAGGTCCTGTTTTGTCTGAACTTGCAACTTG
The window above is part of the Butyricimonas paravirosa genome. Proteins encoded here:
- the cobC gene encoding alpha-ribazole phosphatase, with the protein product MEVFLIRHTKTAVIPGTCYGNSDVDVADSFLEEAGKVRERLKGESFDAVYSSPLQRCRKLAVYCGYENPILDDRLKELNFGSWEGQRWDEIQDPCLQEWYDDWLSMPAGGAESFLEQYNRVSAFLDDLKETGHEKVCVFAHGGTIRAALIYAGKYNFNQAFTDDVDYGSQVKMTI
- the typA gene encoding translational GTPase TypA, which encodes MQKIRNIAIIAHVDHGKTTLVDKMIFQGNLFRETENTGDLLLDNNDLERERGITILAKNVSVHYKDYKINIIDTPGHADFGGEVERVLNMADGVLLLVDAFEGTMPQTRFVLQKALALGKKPIVVVNKVDKPNCRPDFVYEQVFDLMFSLDATEEQLDFTVVYGSAKQGWMSTDWHKPTTDITPLLDAIIKDIPAPKIQEGTPQMLITSLEYSSYVGRIAIGKLTRGTLKSGMPVTLCKRDGVTLVKTRIKDLMTFEGMGKQKVDEVQCGEICALVGIEGFEIGDTIADFENPEALAPIAIDEPTMSMLFTINDSPFFGRDGKYVTSRHIKERLDRELEKNLALRVEPGLTADSFVVFGRGVLHLSVLIETMRREGYELQVGQPKVIIKEVNGVKCEPVEELTIDLPEEVSGKAIEMVNRRKGVMTNMEHRDERVHLTFNIPSRGIIGLRSNLLTATAGEAVMSHRLKGFEPYAGEIEMRTNGSLIAMETGDSFAYAINKLQDRGRFFINPGDEVYAGQVIGESTRQDDIVINVCKSKKLTNMRASGSDEKTNIAPPILFSLEEALEYIKEDEYVEVTPKSMRLRKIYLDENERKRRSKTIE
- a CDS encoding class II fructose-bisphosphate aldolase; its protein translation is MVNYKDLGLVNSREMFKKAMEGKYAIPAFNFNNMEQMQAIVAACVETKSPVILQVSSGARKYANQTILRYMAQGAVEYAKELGCNIPICLHLDHGDTYELCVSCIEMGFSSVMIDGSALPYDENVALTKKVVEYAHKYDVTVEGELGVLAGIEDDVVAAASVYTSPDLVEDFVKKTGVDSLAISIGTSHGANKFKPEQCTRNADGILVPPPLRFDILEEIERRIPGFPIVLHGSSSVPQDKVAIINKYGGALKDAVGIPEEQLRRAATSAVCKINIDSDGRLAMTAAVREVFANKPAEFDPRKYLGPARDALKELYKHKTVHVLGSANRVE